CACTAACTGCTGCTCTTTGATTCGATTCTCCATGTCTCCCCGAGCACAGTATATCTGCTCATATAAAACCTTCGCGTCGTACTGTGCCTCTGGCAACGATGTAACAATAAACCGAGGATTTTCGCCTTTTGGCAAATACTCAGCTTTACCAATAACTCTCCGATACCAGCGCCAGGTATTCAAGGTCCTGCAACAAAAATCCTTGAAGACACGCGATGAATTACCACTGCATTGGAACAGAGCTTTGACCAAGGCCATTTCTTCTTCTATCTCGGCCTTCAATCGGCTGTTTTTTTTGCGACACCAAGAACGAAATCGACATCATTGTCTTCGCACCAACTCATCAGTTCTTCACGGCAAAAACCACTATCACCTCGAACAACTATTTGGGTATTCGGCCACCTGTTACGAATACATTCAACAATCGGTGCCAACTCTTCCACTGTCCTGGAAGCTGCATCATTATCTGCCGTGCGCAGTCGGGCACAGAGCAAGTGCTCACCACAGAAAATGTAGAGAGGCAAATAGCAATATGCCTTGTAGTAACCATGGAAAAAACGCCCCTCCTGGTTGCCGTGCAATGGATCGTCAGTTGCATCGACATCAAGGATGATCTGCGGTGGATCGGTGTGTGATGATTCGAGAAATAGTTCATGGTTGAGTTTACCAAGCAATTTCCAATCAAAGAGGAAGAACTTTCTTAATATCTTGGGATGGAAAAAACTTATTGCCAGTGAGGTACGGGATAACGTACCGTTTCCTTGAGATGATGGCCGAACTGGACCACTTTTTTGTTATGGCAGCTTAGGCAGGTAAGCGACCGAAGGGAGACTCCGAAACCATCTTCCTCGACATGAAAATGCCAAAATAAATTCATGATGACAGTCAAGGCACTTGGTGCGAGCAAAGCCTTGATGGAGGTCACCACATTCAAGGTATTT
The DNA window shown above is from Desulfomarina profundi and carries:
- a CDS encoding transposase → MALVKALFQCSGNSSRVFKDFCCRTLNTWRWYRRVIGKAEYLPKGENPRFIVTSLPEAQYDAKVLYEQIYCARGDMENRIKEQQLVLFSARTSTSKMRSNQIRLYFSSIAYILLQTQRQLCLTGTEISKAQCDSIRLKILKIGEKLKITVRKIWISLATGYP
- a CDS encoding transposase, with amino-acid sequence MLGKLNHELFLESSHTDPPQIILDVDATDDPLHGNQEGRFFHGYYKAYCYLPLYIFCGEHLLCARLRTADNDAASRTVEELAPIVECIRNRWPNTQIVVRGDSGFCREELMSWCEDNDVDFVLGVAKKTAD
- a CDS encoding transposase zinc-binding domain-containing protein, producing the protein MVNKYLECGDLHQGFARTKCLDCHHEFILAFSCRGRWFRSLPSVAYLPKLP